The genomic window CATGATTAGCGTCGTTTCTGGCGGCGATTATTCGCCGGGCACTGCCACCGCTTCGGCGGCGCCTGCTTCCGGCGCATCACCGCTTTCGTCAGCCTTGGCGCGTACCCGCTTCGGGCGTGCTGCGGCGACGCGACGGCGTGGGGCGCGCTTCGGAGCCGCACCATCCGCGTTCTCGTCGTCGGTTGATGCTTCGGCTGGCGCTGCCTCGATCTCCGGCTGAGGACCGGTGCCTGCGGCAACGGCTTCCACCGGAGCCTTCGGCGTCTCGTCCGTCGGCTGGCCGGTCGCCTCTTCCGGCTGGGCTACCGCAGTCTCGCGACGTTCGCGACGTCCCTCGCCATCCTGCTGGCCTTCGCCACGCTCGCGACGCGGCCCGCGTTCTGCCCGATCCTGGCGCTCTTGGCGTTCTGGGCGCTGCGCGTTCGGCTGACGACCTTCGCGGCCATCCTGACCTTCACGCGCTTCGCGGCCCTCTCGATTGTCACGACCTTCGCGGTTGTCACGGCCTTCCCGGTTGTCGCGCTGCTCGCGGCCTTCGCGATTATCGCGATTTTGCTGCGGCTGAGCCTGGGGCTGACGATCATCCTGGTCGTTCTCGCGATAGCCGCCCATCTGCGGCTGATCATCATCGTCGTCACGGTCATTGTTGCCGTCGCCGCCGAAGTCGCGCTCATTGCGCTGGAAGCGTTCCTGCATCTGGGCCTGGGCCGCCGCGATGATGCGGTTGTAATGCTCTGCATGCTGGAAATAGTTTTCAGCCATCACGTTGTCGCCAACGCTCTGCGCGTCACGGGCAAGCGTCGCATACTTCTCGGCGATGTGCTGCGCTGTACCGCGAATCTTCACATCGGGGCCAGTGCTGTCATAGGAGCGCGAGAGCGGATTGCCGCCTTTGCGGTTGTTGTTGCCGCCATTATTGCCGCCACCGCCGCCGCCACCGTTGTTGCGGCCGCGTCCGCGCTGCTTCTGCTGTCCTGACCTCATGAGTGGATTCCGATTTCCCTTGGTTGGCTGGTCTTTCCGCCATCGTGCATGTTCGGCACTGGGCGCGCCGATGCACTGAGCGCCGCGATCAAGACGCGTCACATCCGCGAACTTGTCGACGATTGGGGTTAAACAGATTCAAGCACCAGAGGTCCTGCGACGATCGCACCTGCGATACCGGGAACGCGCCCATTACGGGCTGGCCCTTGACCGAGACCTGCTGCCTAATGCTCGTTGGAACCTATAGTGCTTTGTATGCGATTCCAAGCCCTTTCTCAGCGCAGCAACATTCCACGGTTGTTCATGCAGCGTCCCGGGCGAAGATCAGAGCGCGGTCGTTACCGCCGAGATCCTTGAGCGCACTGAGCCTCGCCAGCCCCGCCTCCTCGAAAAGCGCCGTGACGTCTTCGCGCTGGTCGAACCCGATTTCGAGACCGACCATCCCGCCCGGCGCGAGATGATCGTTCGCGCTTGCGGCAATGGCACGGTAGGCGTCGAGCCCATCCAGACCGCCATCCAGGGCCAGAAGCGGATCATGCTCGCGCACTTCGACCGCGAGTTCGCCGATCACGGACGTCCTGATATAGGGCGGATTTGACACAATGATGTCGAACAGCCCTTCGACCGGCGCGAACCAGCTGCCTTCGAGCACCGCGAACCGATCGCCCAGCCCCAGTGCCGCGGCATTGGCGCTCGCCGTTTCGAGCGCATTCGCCGAGACGTCCGTTGCGACGGCAGTGGCGCGTGGATCTAGGGAGAGCAGCGCAAGCGCCAGCGCGCCGGCTCCTGTTCCAAGATCGAGGATGCGGCACGCGCCCTTCTCGTCGATGATCCGGCGCAGATACGGCACAAGGGCCTCCACGAGCACTTCGGTATCCGGTCGGGGTTCCAGCGTCTCTGCCGAAAGGCCAAGCTGCAGACCATAGAACTCACGATGCCCGAGAATGCGGTGTACGGGCTCGCCGTGCAGCCGGCGTTCCATGCGCGCATTGACGACATCGAGCCGTGCAGGATCGACCGGCTCGTCGGGACGGGTCACCAGATCCGTCAGGCTGATGCCCAAAGTCTCGAGGAGAAGCAGTCGCGCATCGTCACGCGGCGTTGGCAGCCCCGCCGCCTCGAACCTTTTGCGCATCTGCTTCTGCAGGGCGGAAAGCGTCATGGCGGCGGCCTCGGCCATCGATCAGTTGGCCTCGCTCAGCGATGCGAGCTGACCGGCCTGATAGTCCGCAATGAGCGCATCAACGACTTCGTCGATCTCGCCGATCATCATGCGATCGAGCTTGTAGAGCGTCAGGTTGATGCGGTGATCCGTCACCCGCCCCTGCGGGAAATTGTAGGTGCGGATGCGCTCGGATCGGTCGCCCGAGCCGACCTGGCTTTTGCGCGAAGCCGAGCGTTCCTGGTCGGCGCGCTGGCGCTCCATGTCGTAAAGGCGCGCTTTCAGCACCTGCATGGCCTTGGCACGGTTCTGGTGCTGCGATTTCTCCGACGACGTGACGACGATGCCGGTCGGCAAATGCGTGATGCGCACAGCGGAGTCCGTCGTGTTGACGTGCTGGCCGCCAGCACCCGACGAGCGCATCGTATCGATGCGGATGTCTTCGTTGCGGACCTCGATGTCGATGTCCTCGGCTTCCGGCAGCACGGCGACAGTCGCCGCGGAGGTGTGGATGCGCCCACCGGATTCCGTTTCAGGAACACGCTGCACACGGTGCACGCCGGATTCGAACTTGAGACGCGAGAACACGCCTCGGCCGGAGATCGTGGCGATGATTTCTTTAAACCCGCCGGCTTCGCCTTCGCTTGCCGACAGCACTTCGACCTTCCAGTTGTGGTCGGCGGCATAGCGCTCATACATCCGGAAGAGATCGCCCGCGAAAAGCGCGGCCTCGGAGCCGCCGGTGCCGGCGCGGATTTCGAGGATCGCGCTCTTTTCGTCCGCCGCATCTTTCGGCAGCAGCATGATCTGCATATCGGCGGCGAGCGCCTCGATACGATCGCGCACGTCGGGGTAATCCAGCTCGGCCATTTCCCGCATTTCGCGATCGGTGGCCTTGTCGGCAAGCAGGGTGTCGAGATCCTCGAGCTCGGCCGTCGCCTTCTCGTATTCGCGGATCTTGGCGACCACCGGACCAAGCTCGGCATATTCGGACGCGAGCTTGACGTAAACGTCGGAGTCCGGCCCCGCCGCCATGCGCGCCTCGATCTCGCTGTAACGGCGCTCGAGCTCGCGCATCTTCTCGATCGGCAAAACTGCCATCAGTCACCCTAATTCGGTCAAAGCGGAATCGCGTTATTTTCGGCAAACTCGGTGAGGAGCTCGCGCATTGGGCGCGTGTCGGGCCCGCTCTCCTCAAGCGCCTTTGCCATTTCCGTCCGCAGCTGGCCGGCGTCGAGCGCCAGCAGCATCGACTTCACCGGACCGATACCGGCCGGTGACATGGATATGGAGCGGAAACCGAGCCCGATCAATGCCATCGCGCCAAGAGGCTTCGCCGCCATTTCACCACAGAGGGTGACCGGCGTGTCGTGACGGTTGCTCGCTTCCACGATCTGGCGCAACACACGCAGGAACGGGCGGCCGAGATTGTCGAAGCGATCGGCAACGCGCGCATTGCCGCGATCCACCGCAAAGGTGAACTGGAACAGGTCGTTGGAGCCGACCGATACGAAATCGACCGTCGCCATCAGTTCATCCAGTTGCCAGAGCAGGCTCGGCACTTCCAGCATGGCACCGAAGCGCAGCTTGCGTGGCAGGTCATGGCCGAAGCGGGAGAGATGGCGCACTTCGCGGTTCAAAAGCTCACGCGCCTCGCGGATCTCGCGGACTTCGGTGACCATCGGGATCATCAGCCGCAATTCGCGACCGGCAGCAGCGCGCAGAAGGGCGCGGAATTGGGTGCGCAAGAGACCGGGACGATCGAGCGACAGGCGGATGGCCCGCCAGCCAAGAGCAGGGTTCTCCTCCTCCGCTCCGCGGAAATAAGGCACGACCTTGTCGCCGCCGATATCGAGCGTGCGGAAGGTGACCGGCTTGTCGCCCGATTGCCGGAGGACGTTGGTGTAGAAGCGCTCCTGATCGTCCGCCTTCGGCATGGTGGACGAGATCATGAACTGCAGCTCGGTCCGGAAGAGGCCGATGCCGCCGGCGCCGGAATCCTCGATCTGCGGCAGGTCGACGAGCAGGCCGGCATTCATCATCAGGTCGACACGGGTGCCGTCCTTCGTGACCGGCTCGACAGCCCGGAGTTCGCGGAAGCGTTCCTGCCTTTTTGCCCGGAAGCGGACCTTTTCGGCGTAGGCCTTCTCAAGGTCCGGCATCGGGCGCAGATGCACCTTGCCGTCTTCGCCGTCGACGATGATGGCATCGCCGTTTTCGGCAAGCGAAACGACGCCGGTTGCCTGGCCGACGACCGGAATGCCCATGGCACGCGCAACGATCACCACATGGCTCGTGATCGCACCGTCTTCCAACACCAGGCCGCGGATCTTGGAGCGGGTGTAATCGAGCAGTTCCGCCGCACCCATGCCGCGCGCCACGATGATCGCGGCATCCGGAAACCCCTCTGCCGTAGACGGGCCGGAGCGACCGATCAGCTGGCGCAGGAGACGGTTGGCAAGATCGTCGAAATCATGCAGGCGCTCGCGCAGATAGGGGTCCGACAGGTGCATCATGCGCGCGCGCGTGTCGCTCTGCACCTTTTCCACCGCCGCTTCCGCCGTCAGGCCGTTGCGGATCGCCTCTTCCATCTTCCGCACCCAGCCCCGGTCATGGGCGAACATGCGATAGGCTTCCAGCACTTCGCGGTGCTCGCCTTCCATGGACACGTCGCGGCGAGACAGCATGTCGTCGATGGAGATCCTGAGCGAGCCCAGCGCCTCGTCGAGGCGCTTCAGCTCCAGATCCATGTCGTCATTGAGCAGGTTCGTGACGACCACGCGCGGCTCGTGCAGCACGACATAGCCAAGGCCGATCCCGTCGCCATAGGCATCGCCATCGATTGAGATGGGCCTGGAGAGGTCCAGTTCCATGCCCGGACGGGTGATCTTCTTCAGCTCGCCCGTGGCGACCATCTCGGCGAGGACCATCGCCGTCGTCTCGAGCGCCTCGACCTCGTCGTCGCGATAGTTGCGCCGGGCCTTGTTCTGCACGACGAGAACACCGAGCGAGCGTCCGGCCCTCAGGATCGGCACGCCCATGAAGGAATGATAGACCTCTTCGCCCGTCTCCGGCAGATAGGCGAAGGCCGGGTGGGATTGGGCGTCGGAGAGGTTGAGCGGCCGCGCACTGGCCGCGATGGTGCCGACGAGACCCTGCCCCATCTTCAGCTGGGCAAGGTGGACGGCGTCGGGATTAAGACCTTCGGTGGCGTAGAGCTCCAGCACGCCGTCGGCACGCAGCACGTAGAACGAGCACACCTCGGCGACCATGTTCTGCGCGATCTGGCGCACGATCTGGTTCAGGCGTTCCTGCGGGCCGAGCGGCTCCGCCATCAGTTCGCGCAGCCGCCGCAACAGAACGCGCGGACCCGCAGACAGGTCTCTCATTGCGTGTTGGCTCCCACTCTCCATGGCGCCGCCTACGGCGTGCCACCCCGGCGCGCCTTATCGATACCGCGTGGCCGCGGCCTCACCTCCAGCACGAATCCCCATATGCTGTCTTTAACCTTTATCGAGACCGTAGACCGAATGCAAAGTCCGCACGGCCAACTCGGCATAGGGGCTGTCGATGAGGATGGAGATCTTGATCTCTGACGTGGTGATCGCCTTGATGTTGATGCCCTTTTCAGCCAGCGCTCGGAACGCGGTTGCCGCCACGCCGGCATGGCTGCGCATGCCGATGCCGATGACCGACACCTTGACCAGGCCCGCTTCGCTCTGGATCGCGTCGTAACCGATCTTCGACCGCTCGCGATCGAGCACGGCGAGCGCCTTCTCGATATCGCCGGTCGGCACCGTAAAGGTCATGTCGGTGCGCGAACCATCCTCGGAGATGTTCTGCACGATCATGTCCACATTGATGTGGCTCTCGGCAAGCGGCCCGAAAATGGCGGCCGAGACGCCAGGACGGTCGGCAAGCCGTCTCAGCGAGATCTGCGCTTCATCCTTGGCATAAGCGATACCGGTGACGACTTCCTGTTCCACGATTTCTTCCTCGTCGCAAATCAGCGTACCGGGTGGATTGTCGAAATCGCCCATGCCCGGTGCATCGGGGTCATCGAAACTGGAGCGC from Georhizobium profundi includes these protein-coding regions:
- a CDS encoding DUF4167 domain-containing protein, yielding MRSGQQKQRGRGRNNGGGGGGGNNGGNNNRKGGNPLSRSYDSTGPDVKIRGTAQHIAEKYATLARDAQSVGDNVMAENYFQHAEHYNRIIAAAQAQMQERFQRNERDFGGDGNNDRDDDDDQPQMGGYRENDQDDRQPQAQPQQNRDNREGREQRDNREGRDNREGRDNREGREAREGQDGREGRQPNAQRPERQERQDRAERGPRRERGEGQQDGEGRRERRETAVAQPEEATGQPTDETPKAPVEAVAAGTGPQPEIEAAPAEASTDDENADGAAPKRAPRRRVAAARPKRVRAKADESGDAPEAGAAEAVAVPGE
- the prmC gene encoding peptide chain release factor N(5)-glutamine methyltransferase — its product is MAEAAAMTLSALQKQMRKRFEAAGLPTPRDDARLLLLETLGISLTDLVTRPDEPVDPARLDVVNARMERRLHGEPVHRILGHREFYGLQLGLSAETLEPRPDTEVLVEALVPYLRRIIDEKGACRILDLGTGAGALALALLSLDPRATAVATDVSANALETASANAAALGLGDRFAVLEGSWFAPVEGLFDIIVSNPPYIRTSVIGELAVEVREHDPLLALDGGLDGLDAYRAIAASANDHLAPGGMVGLEIGFDQREDVTALFEEAGLARLSALKDLGGNDRALIFARDAA
- the prfA gene encoding peptide chain release factor 1, producing MAVLPIEKMRELERRYSEIEARMAAGPDSDVYVKLASEYAELGPVVAKIREYEKATAELEDLDTLLADKATDREMREMAELDYPDVRDRIEALAADMQIMLLPKDAADEKSAILEIRAGTGGSEAALFAGDLFRMYERYAADHNWKVEVLSASEGEAGGFKEIIATISGRGVFSRLKFESGVHRVQRVPETESGGRIHTSAATVAVLPEAEDIDIEVRNEDIRIDTMRSSGAGGQHVNTTDSAVRITHLPTGIVVTSSEKSQHQNRAKAMQVLKARLYDMERQRADQERSASRKSQVGSGDRSERIRTYNFPQGRVTDHRINLTLYKLDRMMIGEIDEVVDALIADYQAGQLASLSEAN
- the ptsP gene encoding phosphoenolpyruvate--protein phosphotransferase, encoding MRDLSAGPRVLLRRLRELMAEPLGPQERLNQIVRQIAQNMVAEVCSFYVLRADGVLELYATEGLNPDAVHLAQLKMGQGLVGTIAASARPLNLSDAQSHPAFAYLPETGEEVYHSFMGVPILRAGRSLGVLVVQNKARRNYRDDEVEALETTAMVLAEMVATGELKKITRPGMELDLSRPISIDGDAYGDGIGLGYVVLHEPRVVVTNLLNDDMDLELKRLDEALGSLRISIDDMLSRRDVSMEGEHREVLEAYRMFAHDRGWVRKMEEAIRNGLTAEAAVEKVQSDTRARMMHLSDPYLRERLHDFDDLANRLLRQLIGRSGPSTAEGFPDAAIIVARGMGAAELLDYTRSKIRGLVLEDGAITSHVVIVARAMGIPVVGQATGVVSLAENGDAIIVDGEDGKVHLRPMPDLEKAYAEKVRFRAKRQERFRELRAVEPVTKDGTRVDLMMNAGLLVDLPQIEDSGAGGIGLFRTELQFMISSTMPKADDQERFYTNVLRQSGDKPVTFRTLDIGGDKVVPYFRGAEEENPALGWRAIRLSLDRPGLLRTQFRALLRAAAGRELRLMIPMVTEVREIREARELLNREVRHLSRFGHDLPRKLRFGAMLEVPSLLWQLDELMATVDFVSVGSNDLFQFTFAVDRGNARVADRFDNLGRPFLRVLRQIVEASNRHDTPVTLCGEMAAKPLGAMALIGLGFRSISMSPAGIGPVKSMLLALDAGQLRTEMAKALEESGPDTRPMRELLTEFAENNAIPL